One window of the Pradoshia eiseniae genome contains the following:
- a CDS encoding carbohydrate ABC transporter permease, which produces MATRPSSAFNSIPPTITPGNMLVENFNKVLNSIDFFGSMWNSFVICIIVTVVVLFISSLAGYAFAKFSFRGKNVLFIAILLTMIIPPQLGLIPQYFLISNAGLLDTLPGVMVLFFLNPLGIFLMRQYISKSVPDELMEAAKLDGCSNFRIYRSIVVPIILPAFATLGIIVFTAVWGEFLWQFTVLRDPENYTIQVALAQLSNTRDVDFGMIMSGVFWATVPLLVVFLFFNKLFISSITEGSVK; this is translated from the coding sequence ATGGCGACTAGGCCAAGCTCAGCCTTTAACTCCATACCGCCTACCATAACGCCGGGGAATATGCTGGTTGAGAATTTTAATAAGGTGTTAAACTCCATTGATTTCTTCGGTTCGATGTGGAACTCCTTTGTCATATGCATCATCGTCACAGTTGTGGTGTTATTCATTAGTTCCTTGGCAGGCTATGCTTTTGCGAAATTCTCCTTCCGCGGAAAAAATGTTCTCTTTATTGCTATTCTGTTAACGATGATTATTCCGCCGCAATTAGGGTTAATTCCTCAATATTTTCTCATCTCAAACGCAGGTTTACTGGACACCTTGCCAGGGGTTATGGTGCTGTTCTTTTTGAACCCTTTAGGCATTTTTCTCATGAGGCAATACATCAGTAAATCGGTTCCTGATGAGCTTATGGAGGCAGCGAAATTAGATGGGTGCTCGAATTTTAGGATTTACCGCAGTATTGTCGTGCCGATAATTTTACCGGCGTTCGCCACTTTAGGCATCATCGTTTTTACTGCTGTGTGGGGAGAGTTCCTATGGCAGTTTACTGTTTTGAGAGACCCGGAGAATTATACAATCCAAGTAGCGTTAGCTCAACTGAGCAATACAAGAGATGTAGATTTCGGGATGATCATGTCAGGTGTATTTTGGGCAACGGTTCCGCTTTTGGTGGTATTCTTATTTTTCAATAAGTTATTTATTTCAAGTATTACGGAAGGATCTGTAAAATAA
- a CDS encoding ROK family protein: protein MNYYTVVDVGGSAIKYALMDETGCFIDKASLPTPKNSLSELIDTIDLVVQQYRTTHLIQGLALSMPGAVNTEAGNIEGISALPYLHGPNIKNILQARTGLPVEMENDANCAGLAEGWTGAAKDVNDYLCIVLGTGVGGAVVLDKKIRHGKNGFAGEFGYMVMEGYLDGQARETWSSLAAVGGLVKQVAKRKGVNPAVLSGKVIFELAEKGDAEIQDEINKFFMRLAVGIYNLQFIFDPEKILIGGAISHREGFIEQINELLGRMKYDQEGITVKVERCQFGNDSNLIGALYHYLQRQKNLIAG, encoded by the coding sequence GTGAATTACTACACGGTAGTTGATGTTGGAGGCTCTGCCATTAAATATGCTCTTATGGATGAAACGGGTTGTTTTATCGATAAAGCCTCCCTTCCGACGCCTAAAAATAGTCTGAGCGAATTAATAGATACCATTGACTTGGTTGTACAGCAGTATAGAACAACACATCTAATTCAAGGGCTGGCTCTCAGTATGCCAGGTGCCGTAAATACGGAAGCCGGCAATATTGAGGGAATTAGTGCACTTCCATATCTTCACGGACCAAATATTAAAAACATCCTTCAGGCACGGACAGGGCTGCCGGTTGAAATGGAAAATGACGCAAATTGTGCTGGGCTTGCAGAAGGATGGACTGGCGCCGCGAAGGATGTGAATGACTATCTTTGTATCGTCCTCGGTACAGGCGTGGGGGGCGCAGTAGTTCTAGACAAAAAGATTCGACATGGCAAGAATGGTTTTGCCGGAGAGTTCGGCTATATGGTGATGGAAGGCTATCTGGATGGGCAGGCAAGAGAAACATGGAGTTCGCTGGCAGCTGTAGGCGGCTTGGTCAAGCAGGTGGCCAAAAGAAAAGGCGTGAATCCGGCTGTTCTTAGCGGAAAAGTCATTTTTGAGCTTGCTGAAAAGGGAGATGCAGAAATACAGGATGAGATTAACAAATTTTTCATGCGACTTGCTGTAGGCATCTATAATCTGCAATTTATCTTTGACCCGGAGAAAATTCTGATTGGCGGTGCAATCAGTCACAGAGAGGGCTTCATTGAGCAGATTAATGAATTATTAGGAAGAATGAAATACGACCAAGAAGGCATAACCGTTAAAGTTGAAAGATGTCAGTTTGGCAATGATTCTAACTTGATCGGAGCTTTGTATCATTACTTGCAGCGGCAGAAGAACTTAATTGCTGGTTGA
- a CDS encoding LysM peptidoglycan-binding domain-containing protein, producing MILYVVRSGDTLRQIANRYGVNMNSIVQINRLPNPNQLLVGQSLVIPKPGSYHSVKSGETLASIAQQYGVPVQTIIQTNQLTNPNALNVGTQLFIPPITHIVQPGETLRQIASRYGTTVQAIMRENNIDNPNIIYSGLRLAIPRPKPVIEVNAYTYQPSEDAVTTLNQIGDLLTYFSPFAYKIKEDGTLQSMNDQAMIKAALANNILPMMSLTNFTSTQAGSNLANTILANSELREKVISNALQVMDEKGYRALNIDFENVLPADRENYNRFLQSAVDRLHPKGYLVSSALAPKASATQAGVLYEAHDYEAHGRIADFVVLMTYEWGYRLGPPQAISPINQMRRVVEYALSVMPSEKIFLGFQIYARDWLVPHVKGQEAETFSPQEAIRRAVKYKATIQYDTTAQSPFFRYTDEQGREHEVWFEDARSALAKFDMVKQYKLRGVSYWALGFPYPQNWALLNDNFRIKKLL from the coding sequence ATGATACTATACGTAGTTCGTTCGGGTGATACACTTCGGCAAATAGCAAACCGATATGGTGTCAATATGAATTCGATTGTGCAAATAAACAGGCTGCCAAACCCTAATCAATTATTGGTTGGCCAGTCTCTCGTTATTCCTAAGCCTGGTTCTTATCATTCTGTTAAAAGCGGGGAAACTCTAGCATCTATCGCACAACAATACGGGGTTCCAGTTCAAACGATTATACAAACTAACCAGCTAACAAACCCAAATGCGCTTAATGTAGGTACTCAGCTATTCATTCCGCCAATCACACATATCGTCCAGCCTGGGGAAACCTTAAGACAAATTGCCAGCCGGTATGGAACTACAGTTCAAGCCATCATGAGAGAAAACAATATTGATAACCCGAACATCATTTATTCAGGGCTGAGATTAGCTATTCCCAGACCAAAGCCTGTCATTGAGGTAAATGCCTATACGTACCAACCCAGTGAGGATGCCGTCACTACCCTCAATCAAATTGGTGATTTATTAACGTATTTCAGCCCATTTGCTTACAAGATTAAGGAGGATGGAACATTACAGTCAATGAATGATCAAGCAATGATCAAGGCTGCACTTGCGAATAATATATTGCCGATGATGTCGCTTACCAACTTCACATCAACCCAAGCAGGATCCAACTTAGCGAATACAATCTTGGCTAATTCAGAATTGAGGGAAAAGGTCATTAGCAATGCCCTTCAAGTAATGGATGAAAAGGGTTATAGAGCACTGAATATCGATTTTGAAAATGTGCTGCCAGCTGACCGCGAAAACTATAATCGATTTCTTCAATCGGCCGTTGACCGTCTCCATCCAAAAGGATACTTGGTATCATCGGCTCTTGCACCAAAAGCGAGCGCAACCCAGGCTGGAGTATTGTATGAAGCACATGATTATGAGGCACATGGCCGAATTGCCGATTTCGTCGTGCTGATGACATACGAATGGGGTTATCGGCTTGGCCCGCCGCAGGCAATCTCCCCTATTAACCAAATGAGGCGGGTAGTAGAATACGCTCTATCAGTCATGCCATCGGAAAAAATATTCCTGGGTTTCCAAATCTACGCCAGGGATTGGCTTGTCCCTCATGTCAAGGGCCAGGAAGCTGAGACATTCAGTCCGCAAGAAGCAATCAGGCGTGCGGTCAAATATAAAGCTACTATTCAGTATGATACAACCGCACAATCACCATTTTTCCGTTATACAGATGAACAAGGACGGGAACATGAAGTATGGTTTGAGGATGCGCGAAGTGCTCTAGCTAAGTTCGATATGGTTAAACAATATAAGCTTCGCGGCGTCAGTTACTGGGCATTAGGTTTTCCTTATCCGCAAAACTGGGCATTATTAAATGATAATTTTAGAATTAAGAAATTGCTGTAG
- a CDS encoding ABC transporter substrate-binding protein, protein MKSLKKLAVIGLSAVLALSLTACKDNEEASGKSDGNVTLDFWTFGATNYEDLAKEYEKENPGVKIKVRSAETAEHHDALFTALSAGNGAPDITMLEIDQLDRFKAAQDRFENLYDLGAKDIKDQYLDWKWNTGENESGDFLIGLPTDIGPKALYYRVDLFEEAGLPTDPEEVAALIDSPAAFEEAGLKVKEKTGKPFIDSIDMAFRAYLDGAETTFLSPEGELLIEEEGNAVKDAYDYAVKLNEMGIVGKYEMWSAEWANAVNKGEFAAELGAGWLKGWMEGNAQESSGKWRVATLPTEFAANWGGSFISIPSETENAEEAYKFTEWLVSPENQLKSFQDKGLFPSAHSVYEMEEFKTNKDEFFGGQSTAPVFAEAAQDINGAVYKGEKYFPIYSEVTNALENVQTKGTDPEKEWKEAVKRSKGLLDR, encoded by the coding sequence TTGAAAAGCTTGAAAAAATTAGCTGTAATCGGCCTATCGGCTGTTCTCGCTTTGTCATTAACAGCATGTAAGGATAATGAAGAGGCTTCAGGTAAGAGTGATGGGAATGTTACCCTTGATTTCTGGACATTTGGTGCAACTAATTATGAGGATTTAGCGAAGGAATATGAAAAGGAAAATCCTGGTGTAAAGATCAAGGTAAGATCTGCTGAAACAGCTGAGCACCATGATGCATTATTCACCGCCTTGTCTGCTGGAAATGGCGCGCCGGATATCACGATGCTGGAAATTGACCAGCTTGACCGCTTCAAAGCTGCACAGGACCGTTTTGAGAACCTGTATGATCTTGGTGCAAAGGACATTAAGGATCAATACCTGGATTGGAAGTGGAATACAGGTGAGAACGAAAGCGGAGACTTCTTGATTGGCCTGCCAACGGATATTGGTCCTAAAGCGTTATACTACCGAGTCGATTTATTTGAGGAGGCCGGTTTACCGACTGATCCGGAAGAAGTGGCGGCATTGATTGATTCGCCAGCCGCCTTTGAAGAAGCAGGCCTTAAAGTGAAAGAAAAAACAGGAAAGCCTTTTATTGACAGTATTGATATGGCTTTCAGAGCCTACTTGGACGGTGCCGAAACAACATTCCTGAGCCCAGAGGGCGAATTGTTGATAGAGGAGGAAGGAAACGCTGTTAAAGATGCCTATGATTATGCGGTGAAATTGAATGAGATGGGCATTGTCGGTAAATATGAAATGTGGTCAGCTGAATGGGCAAATGCCGTTAATAAAGGGGAATTTGCTGCTGAGTTAGGGGCTGGCTGGTTAAAGGGCTGGATGGAAGGCAATGCACAGGAGTCATCTGGTAAATGGAGAGTGGCGACACTGCCAACTGAATTTGCGGCAAACTGGGGAGGCTCATTCATTTCTATCCCAAGCGAAACAGAAAATGCAGAGGAAGCCTATAAATTCACAGAGTGGCTCGTTTCACCAGAAAACCAGCTGAAATCGTTCCAAGATAAGGGACTTTTCCCTTCTGCCCATTCTGTCTATGAAATGGAAGAATTTAAGACAAACAAAGATGAATTCTTTGGCGGACAATCAACGGCGCCGGTATTTGCAGAAGCTGCACAAGATATTAATGGCGCTGTATATAAAGGCGAAAAATACTTCCCAATTTATTCTGAGGTAACGAATGCTTTAGAAAATGTCCAAACAAAAGGAACGGATCCTGAAAAGGAATGGAAAGAGGCTGTTAAACGCTCCAAGGGCTTATTAGACCGATAA
- a CDS encoding carbohydrate ABC transporter permease, which translates to MESVKANAITNKPKVKKKPFRSEAKKDMYSAYLYIAPFFIIFAIIGLYPAVFSIYLAFQKWNGLSPMVFAGLDNFRIVLADPLFWKSVYNTIVMGIMGTAPQIVFGIIFAYLLNMAFLKFRNLFRVTIFMPYITSMVAVALIFSVLFSNHESSLANYVLSLAGLDPVSWGSSEWGTKIAISIMVFWRWVGYNTIIYLAGIQSIPNDLYEASTIDGASKFQQFRYITVPMLKPFIILTVFTSTVGALQLFSEPTVFLGTDAFTRDEAMTIVMYLYRDAFKLQSFGTASATAMILLVLITVFAAINVYLTSGMGRKRRGQQ; encoded by the coding sequence ATGGAATCAGTGAAAGCGAATGCTATTACCAATAAGCCCAAAGTGAAAAAGAAGCCTTTTAGGTCTGAGGCGAAAAAAGATATGTATTCTGCCTATCTATATATCGCTCCCTTCTTCATTATCTTCGCGATTATTGGGTTGTATCCAGCTGTTTTCAGTATTTATTTAGCCTTCCAGAAGTGGAATGGTCTCAGTCCGATGGTTTTTGCCGGATTGGATAATTTCAGAATTGTCTTAGCGGACCCTCTTTTTTGGAAGTCAGTTTACAACACAATAGTCATGGGAATCATGGGGACTGCCCCGCAAATTGTATTTGGAATTATATTTGCCTACTTGCTGAATATGGCCTTTCTTAAATTCAGAAACCTTTTTAGAGTTACAATCTTTATGCCATATATTACCTCGATGGTGGCGGTTGCCTTGATTTTCAGCGTGCTGTTTAGCAATCATGAATCATCTTTGGCTAATTATGTATTAAGCTTAGCGGGACTTGACCCGGTTAGCTGGGGCAGTTCAGAGTGGGGAACAAAGATTGCCATATCCATTATGGTTTTCTGGCGATGGGTAGGCTATAACACGATTATTTATCTTGCTGGAATTCAAAGTATTCCAAATGATCTTTATGAAGCCTCAACTATTGACGGGGCCAGTAAATTTCAACAGTTCCGCTATATTACTGTACCAATGTTAAAACCATTTATTATATTGACTGTCTTTACCTCAACTGTTGGGGCCCTGCAGCTTTTTTCCGAACCAACCGTATTCTTAGGTACAGATGCCTTTACACGCGATGAGGCGATGACAATCGTGATGTACTTATATCGTGATGCATTTAAATTACAATCCTTTGGTACAGCATCTGCTACGGCTATGATCTTATTGGTACTAATCACTGTTTTTGCGGCAATCAACGTATACCTGACATCTGGTATGGGGAGAAAAAGGAGGGGGCAACAGTGA
- a CDS encoding CxxH/CxxC protein, with translation MKIYCCAEHVEVGLDNIVDETEVPPFINSLSNKENEEVTNNSSGFTCEYCGKPAVYIVANEHSDTICGQ, from the coding sequence ATGAAGATATACTGCTGCGCGGAGCATGTGGAGGTAGGACTCGATAATATTGTAGATGAGACAGAAGTACCACCTTTTATTAACAGCCTTTCTAATAAAGAAAATGAAGAAGTTACTAACAATTCAAGTGGTTTTACATGTGAATACTGTGGAAAACCAGCTGTATATATTGTGGCGAACGAACATTCGGACACAATATGTGGACAGTAA
- the rlmH gene encoding 23S rRNA (pseudouridine(1915)-N(3))-methyltransferase RlmH yields MNISIVTVGKLKEKYLKQGIEEYSKRLSAYAKIDIIEIPDEKAPETLSEQEMLQVKGKEGERILSKIPDDAHVIALAIEGKMKSSEELAETLDKLATYGKSKIAFVIGGSLGLSKDVMKRANDTLSFSRMTFPHQLMRLILVEQVYRAFRINRGEPYHK; encoded by the coding sequence GTGAATATCTCAATAGTAACAGTAGGTAAATTGAAGGAAAAATACTTAAAACAAGGAATAGAAGAATATTCAAAAAGACTATCGGCCTATGCAAAAATCGATATTATTGAAATACCCGATGAAAAAGCACCTGAAACCTTGAGCGAACAAGAAATGCTTCAGGTGAAGGGAAAAGAAGGGGAGCGGATTCTGTCCAAAATACCAGATGATGCTCATGTAATCGCCCTCGCTATCGAGGGGAAAATGAAATCATCCGAAGAATTGGCTGAGACGCTCGACAAGCTCGCTACATATGGAAAAAGTAAAATCGCCTTTGTCATCGGCGGATCACTCGGCCTAAGCAAAGATGTAATGAAGCGGGCTAATGATACGCTATCCTTCTCAAGGATGACATTCCCACATCAGCTGATGAGACTGATTCTGGTGGAGCAGGTATACCGTGCATTCCGGATTAATCGGGGGGAACCGTATCATAAGTAG
- a CDS encoding LacI family DNA-binding transcriptional regulator, translated as MNLTIKDIAQMANVSPGTVSKVINNYDGISEKTRKKVLDIIHQCGFEPSFSARSLATKKSNLIGLIYAGRINVDMTHPYFNEIISSFKKNMGLLGYDILMFSNEKFNTDNGSYLARCRHFNVDGCLIIAGEEVEESTYELAKEGMPCIGIDIELKGPKASYIMTDNVGLSKKVVEYLYLHAIKKVGFIAGKFDSPVSTYRKQGFLEAMNQFGLEVCEDWIQYGDFHEESGYMAMKKILQSKELPEAIFATSDMMALGALQAIKEAGLNCPQDIRLIGCDDIAACRYSSPKLTTVKQDKEKFGKLSAYMLDDLINDRSQLQPVFIDSELIIRESC; from the coding sequence ATGAATTTAACCATTAAAGATATTGCGCAGATGGCAAATGTTTCACCAGGGACCGTTTCAAAGGTCATCAATAATTACGATGGAATAAGTGAAAAAACAAGGAAAAAAGTGCTCGATATTATTCATCAATGTGGTTTTGAGCCTAGTTTTTCTGCTAGGTCCCTGGCTACAAAGAAATCAAATCTAATTGGATTAATTTATGCAGGGAGAATTAATGTAGATATGACCCACCCTTATTTTAATGAGATTATCTCTTCTTTTAAGAAGAATATGGGTTTGCTTGGATATGACATTCTAATGTTTTCAAATGAGAAATTCAATACTGATAATGGCAGCTATTTAGCAAGATGCCGCCATTTCAATGTGGATGGCTGCTTAATCATTGCCGGTGAAGAGGTAGAGGAGTCCACCTATGAGCTGGCAAAGGAGGGAATGCCCTGCATCGGGATTGATATCGAGTTAAAAGGGCCTAAGGCAAGCTACATCATGACTGATAATGTCGGGCTGTCTAAAAAAGTGGTGGAGTATCTCTATCTTCATGCGATAAAAAAAGTCGGTTTCATTGCCGGCAAGTTTGATTCCCCTGTTTCGACTTATCGCAAACAAGGCTTCCTGGAAGCGATGAACCAGTTCGGTTTGGAGGTTTGCGAGGATTGGATTCAATATGGTGACTTTCATGAGGAAAGCGGTTATATGGCGATGAAGAAAATCCTCCAATCAAAAGAGCTGCCTGAGGCTATATTTGCAACATCGGATATGATGGCTCTGGGTGCCTTACAGGCAATCAAAGAAGCAGGCCTGAATTGCCCGCAGGATATCCGATTAATTGGCTGTGATGATATCGCCGCCTGCCGTTACAGCTCTCCGAAACTGACGACGGTGAAACAGGACAAAGAGAAATTCGGAAAATTATCGGCGTATATGCTTGATGATTTGATTAATGATCGTTCACAATTACAACCCGTCTTTATTGACTCCGAATTAATTATTAGAGAGTCATGTTAG